In Labrys monachus, the genomic stretch TTGCCGCGGCGGAACGCGCCCTCCTCCGCGTCGCAAGGGCCCGGCCGGCCGGGCGGTGCCTTCCGGATAAGGTCAGATCCGGCCGCCGTGCATAGCGGGCTTTTCCATCGTGCTCGGGCTGATTAACCCTCTTTCAAGCGGGCACCGCGCCGTCGAAGCGGAGGTAATTCCCACGCATAATATTCCATAACGCTACGTATAACATGATTTTACCCCGGCGCAAATGAGCTCTGGAGCAGATCAGAATTAGTATTAAGCATTGTGGCGGCACTTTGAGGCGAGCTGCCATCCTTATGACTCAATCTATACACACAGTTAATTTTCAGTAAACACGCCCTATCAGTATCGTTGCGTATGGGTACTCGGATGAACAGATTGCTTGGCTCGGCGCTGATCGGCGCCATCACGCTCAACGTTGCCGCATGCAGTTCCAGCCCCGGCGACCGCGCCCTCGGCGGTGCCGTCATCGGCGGCACCGCCGGCGCCCTCATCGGCGGCATGGTTTCGAGAGACTCCGGCACCGGCGCCCTTGTCGGCGGGGCGCTCGGCGCGGCGACCGGCGCGATCATCGGCGCGGCGACGACCCCTCGTCCCGCTCCTGCCGCCGACCAGTGCTCCCGCTGGGGCGCGGATGCCTATGGGCGCGAATATTGCGCAGGCTATTGACCGACGGTCGCGATCGAACGCGATCGCCGATCACGCGGCGCCGATGCGCGGTCAGCCGATCTTTCTGACGAAATCCGGCTCCGGCGGCCCGATCACGGTCAGCCCGAACCGCCGCCGGACCTGGTCGGCCCGGGCGGGCGCCACCCGTACCGTGACATGCGTCACGCCCTCCTCGTCGGTCTCCCGCTCGAGCACGTCGCAATTGTCGTGGAGCCAGGCGAGGCCTGCCCCGTCGGCGGGCGGAACATCGATGGTCAGGGTCAGCCGCCCGGCCGCGACCGCCGCCTCCACGCGTTCCAGCAGGTGGTCGACGCCCTCCCCCGTAATGGCGGAGACGACGACCGGCCTGCCGTCGCCATCCCGGCGCGACGCGGTGAGAAGCGCTTCGCGGGCCGGCGCATCGAGGAGGTCCACCTTGTTCCACACCTCGATGATGGCCCGCTCCGCATTCGTCTCGACGCCGAGGCCCTGCAGGATGTTCTGCACGTCGGCGGCCTGCGCTTCGGTATCCCCATGCGAGATGTCGCGGACATGCAGGATCACATCGGCCTCCAGCACCTCCTCGAGCGTGGCGCGGAAGGCGGCGACCAGCATGGTCGGCAATTCCGAGATGAAACCGACGGTATCGGAGAGGATGGCCTTGGTGCCGTGCGGCAGCTTCAGCGCGCGCAGCGTCGGGTCGAGCGTCGCGAACAGCATATCCTCGGCCAGGACCTCCGCCCGCGTCAGGCGGTTGAACAAGGTCGACTTGCCCGCATTGGTGTAGCCGACGAGCGCCACGATCGGATAGGGCACCTTTCGGCGGCTGGCGCGGTGGAGGGCGCGCGTGCGCTTGACCTGCTCCAGCTCACGCTCGAGCTTGACGATGCGGTCCTGCAGCAGGCGCCGGTCGGACTCGATCTGCGTTTCGCCAGGGCCGCCGAGAAAGCCGCCGCCGCCGCGCTGGCGTTCGAGATGGGTCCAGGAGCGGACGAGCCGCCCCTTCTGGTAGTTGAGATGGGCGAGTTCGACCTGGAGCGTGCCTTCCTTCGTGCGCGCCCGTCGGCCGAAGATTTCAAGGATCAGGCCGGTGCGGTCGATGACCTTGGCGCCCCACGCCTTTTCGAGATTGCGCTGCTGCACCGGCGAAAGGGCGCAGTCCATCAGCACCAGCGTGATCTCCTCGGCCTCGACGATCGCCTTGATCTCCTCGACCTTGCCCTTGCCGAGATAGGTCGACGGGCGGATCTCGGCGAGCGTCACCACCACCGAGCCGACGACGTTGAGGTCGATGGCGGCCGCCAGGCCTACGGCCTCCTCGCGCTTGGCCTCGGGCGAGCGCGCAGGGCCGCTCTCCGCGCTGCGATGGGACAGCACGGGGGCGACGACATAGGTCCGCGTGCCGGAAGCGACTTCCAGCTCATGCGCATCAATGCGATTCGCGGGGTCTTTGGGATTGCTTGATGTCAAAAGATGACTTTCCGGCGGGACGCGTCCCGCCGCCTCACGGCAAGAATCAGAGCTTGTCCGCTCCCTCGATCTCACCACCCTCGAAGAGCTGGACCGGGTGTCCCGGCATGATGGTGGAAATCGCGTGCTTATAGACGAGCTGCGAATGACCATCCCGGCGCAAAAGCACGCAGAAATTGTCAAACCAGGTCACCACGCCCTGCAGTTTCACGCCATTCACCAGAAAGATCGTGAGCGGGATCTTGTTCTTGCGGACATTGTTGAGAAACGTGTCCTGTAGATTTTGGGTGCGCTCAGCCGCCATAATACCCCCGAAACTCCTTTGACCGCGGTTTTCCCGCGTATCCAGCACATACAACCGGCTCAAGCCGGCAGCACGGGCCTTCTAACCAACATATATAGTCGACATGCTTGCTGCTCAGCGCAAGCAAAAGTTTACCTGTCGCTCCGCAGCGCTCCGCCTGATAGGCGTTGCACGATGGATAGGCAGCAAAACAACGGCGTGAATACGGCAGTGACCGGAAAAAAGATACATTTACACCGAATGCTCGGCGACTGAATGAAAATGAGCGCGCAGCTTCCGGGCAAGCGCGCCCGGCGTGCCGTCGCCGATCACCGTGTCGTCGATCTTCACCACGGGCATGACGACATTGGTCGCCGAGGTGACGAAGGCCTCCTTGGCGGCTTTCGCTTCGGCCACGGTGAAGGCCCTTTCGGTCACCACCATATTGTCGCGCCTGGCCAGATCCATCAGCGTGGTCCGCGTGATGCCGCGGAGGATGCCGGATTCCGCCGGCCGGGTGAGCAGCGTGTTTTCCGCCGTGACGATCCAGGCATTGCTGGATCCGCCCTCGGTGACGTAGCCCTGCTCGTCGAAGAACCATACTTCCTTGGCGCCCTGCTGCCTGGCCTTCTGTTTGGCGAGGACGTTCGGCAGCAGGCCCGTGGACTTGATATCGACGCGCTCCCAGCGGTTGTCGGGCAATGTGATGACGGCGATGCCGCTGGCCGCCCCCGCATCGCCCTTGGCGCGGTCGAGCGAACGGGCGATCACCACCAGCGTGGGCGGCGTGTCGGGAGAGGGAAAGAGGAAATCGCGCTTGGCGGCCCCGCGGCTGACCTGGAAATAGACCATGCCGTTCACGACGCGGTTGCGGCGAAGGGTCTCCCGCAGGACGACTTTCAAGGCATTCTCGGCCATCGGCATGCGGATGCTCAACTCCGACAGCGAGCGCTTGAGCCGGCCCATATGGCGGGTCTCGTCCACGAGCGCGCCGTCGCGCACCTCACAGACCTCGTAGACGCTGTCGGCGAACTGGAAGCCGCGATCCTCGACATGCACGCTGGCGTCGCGAAGCGGCACATAGACCCCGTTGACATAGGCAATTCGGCTCATGGCTATCCTGAAATCCTGGCTCTTCCGAAATTCCGGCCGTTCGCTTCCATTCGGCTGCGGGAGTTCCCGCCTGCATGCCGGGGATGTGCCGCAGTTTCAGCGCGCTGGCAATCGCCTATTGCCAGAAAGGCTCGCCTTGCGCAAAGCGCTTCCAGACCTTGTGCAGCTTGCCGGATCCGGCCAGCCTGTCACGCGCCTGCCAGCCGGCGATCAGTCCGGCGCCGCGGTGGAGGTCGAAACTGCTCGCCCCGTCCACCAGCACGGAAAGCAGCCCGCCGGTAGTGGCCGTATCGTTGGCGACGCCGAGGCTCTGCTGCAGCGCGGCGAGGCGGGCGAGATAGCGCTGGGCATCGTCTTCCGATTCGAAGACATTGCGGAAGAACTCGGCGGTGTAGCGCAGCTTCTTGAGCACCAGGCGCAGCTCGTGCTGGGCCACGGGCTGCAGCCGCTTGAAATGGGAGCCGGCCTTCAGCGACCGCCGGTGCAGCCGATCGAGGGCCTGGCGTGCGAAGCCGTCGGCGGTCTCCGCGAGGATGGTGAGCGAAGCGCTGGCGATGTCGTTGCGCCAGACCCGGCGCTCGATGGTGTGGCCGAGCATCAGAAGGAAGCGGTTGTAGCGCTGGCCGGCGAACAGCTCGCGCAGCGCGGCATAGCCCGAAAGGCGATGGGGCTCGACGCTTTGGCGCAGGGCATCGAACGCCGCACGGTCGGCGCAATGGGCTTCGATCTGCGGAACCGTATCGGTGACCAGCACGTCCCAATTGCGCACGGCGCCGAGCGCGGAAGCGAGCCATTTGGCCTCGCCGCCCAGGCGCTGGAGCGTGGGCGAGCCGATCTGCCGCTGCAGGATCGAGATCGCCGTCCGCATGCGCCGCAGCGCCACCCGCATCTGGTGGACGCCTTCGGGCGCCTTGCCCGCCTCGACGGCCGCCTGGTTGGCCACCATGTGCCGCCGGCAGTCGCCGAGCAGCTTGGAGACGATCTCGTCGATATTGTCGGACGCCGAAATGCTCGCCTTCGCCGAACGCGTTCCCTCGGCGGCGACGTCATAGGCGAGCTGATAGCCGCGATCGGCCTTTGTCAGCGTGCCGACGCGCAGCGGCGCGGAATCGAGCAGCGACAGGGCGATGTCGTAGAGCGCCACCGGATTGCCGCTCTTC encodes the following:
- a CDS encoding glycine zipper domain-containing protein, with translation MNRLLGSALIGAITLNVAACSSSPGDRALGGAVIGGTAGALIGGMVSRDSGTGALVGGALGAATGAIIGAATTPRPAPAADQCSRWGADAYGREYCAGY
- the hflX gene encoding GTPase HflX; this encodes MTSSNPKDPANRIDAHELEVASGTRTYVVAPVLSHRSAESGPARSPEAKREEAVGLAAAIDLNVVGSVVVTLAEIRPSTYLGKGKVEEIKAIVEAEEITLVLMDCALSPVQQRNLEKAWGAKVIDRTGLILEIFGRRARTKEGTLQVELAHLNYQKGRLVRSWTHLERQRGGGGFLGGPGETQIESDRRLLQDRIVKLERELEQVKRTRALHRASRRKVPYPIVALVGYTNAGKSTLFNRLTRAEVLAEDMLFATLDPTLRALKLPHGTKAILSDTVGFISELPTMLVAAFRATLEEVLEADVILHVRDISHGDTEAQAADVQNILQGLGVETNAERAIIEVWNKVDLLDAPAREALLTASRRDGDGRPVVVSAITGEGVDHLLERVEAAVAAGRLTLTIDVPPADGAGLAWLHDNCDVLERETDEEGVTHVTVRVAPARADQVRRRFGLTVIGPPEPDFVRKIG
- the hfq gene encoding RNA chaperone Hfq, which encodes MAAERTQNLQDTFLNNVRKNKIPLTIFLVNGVKLQGVVTWFDNFCVLLRRDGHSQLVYKHAISTIMPGHPVQLFEGGEIEGADKL
- a CDS encoding D-amino-acid transaminase translates to MSRIAYVNGVYVPLRDASVHVEDRGFQFADSVYEVCEVRDGALVDETRHMGRLKRSLSELSIRMPMAENALKVVLRETLRRNRVVNGMVYFQVSRGAAKRDFLFPSPDTPPTLVVIARSLDRAKGDAGAASGIAVITLPDNRWERVDIKSTGLLPNVLAKQKARQQGAKEVWFFDEQGYVTEGGSSNAWIVTAENTLLTRPAESGILRGITRTTLMDLARRDNMVVTERAFTVAEAKAAKEAFVTSATNVVMPVVKIDDTVIGDGTPGALARKLRAHFHSVAEHSV
- a CDS encoding CYTH and CHAD domain-containing protein; protein product: MQLGVNSDPADPVLPPMPPVAANKEIELKLLVPAGTLDSLADVPIIAQNARNRGVFRKFENAYYDTPDRQLFRNGISLRVRRSGKTFIQTLKRPVDGTDPLSRHEWEVAVPDFAPHLDLLPLDEIGAGLVGVTDAVLEQVFATRFRRRVQMVDLPSASIELSYDSGSIEAGTRREAICEIEIELKSGNPVALYDIALSLLDSAPLRVGTLTKADRGYQLAYDVAAEGTRSAKASISASDNIDEIVSKLLGDCRRHMVANQAAVEAGKAPEGVHQMRVALRRMRTAISILQRQIGSPTLQRLGGEAKWLASALGAVRNWDVLVTDTVPQIEAHCADRAAFDALRQSVEPHRLSGYAALRELFAGQRYNRFLLMLGHTIERRVWRNDIASASLTILAETADGFARQALDRLHRRSLKAGSHFKRLQPVAQHELRLVLKKLRYTAEFFRNVFESEDDAQRYLARLAALQQSLGVANDTATTGGLLSVLVDGASSFDLHRGAGLIAGWQARDRLAGSGKLHKVWKRFAQGEPFWQ